GTTTATCGAGCGCTGGCTGTCGCTGCTGGAGTATTAGACCCTGAGCATGTTCCCGATCTTACTGATACCACACCTCCGGTTGATATAGGTCCTCATCCTCAATGGAGTGATACTCAGAAAATCGTCTCACTTGATCCCTGGGGGCATCTTGTAGCCAGTGTTTTCGCAGAAGAAATTCAGGCAGGATATGACATTCGGCCTACAATAGCCGTGACCAAAGCTCATATTAATATTCCAGAATTGCATACAGCCATTCAAAAAGGTCGGCTTAAACCGGATGGAAAAATATTAAAAGAATCTGGAGATGTAGCCGTAACTAAAGTCGCGCTAGAACCCGTGTGGTATTTACCTGGAATCGCGGAACGCTTTGGGGTTTCAGAATCACTTTTGCGTCGTACTCTATTTGAGCAAACAGCTGGGATGTTTCCTGAGTTGGTAACACGTTCTGATTATGATGTTTTTTTACCTCCAATAGGTGGTATGACTGCCTATTTTTTTGGTGATGTAACCACCATCCACGATCCCAAAATTGAGCTTACATGTCGTATTCATGATGAATGTAATGGTTCTGATGTATTTGGATCGGATATTTGCACCTGTAGGCCATATTTAGTACATGGAATCGAACTGTCTATTGAATCCGCACAAAAGGGAGGAGGCGGTTTGATTGTTTATAACCGAAAAGAAGGAAGAGCACTCGGTGAAGTAACCAAGTTTTTAGTTTATAACGCCCGCAAGAGACAGAAAGGTGGCGATACAGCTGCAAAATACTTTGAAAGAACAGAATGTGTTGCGGGAGTTCAAGACATGCGTTTTCAAGAATTAATGTCTGATATTTTGCATTGGCTAGGGATTACCAAGATCCACCGTTTCGTTTCCATGTCCAATATGAAATATGATGCATTACTTAAATCGGGAATTCAGGTAGTAGAACGGGTATCGATTCCCGATGAGCTCATTCCCCTTGATGCACAAGTAGAAATGAATGCTAAACGTGCAGCGGGTTACTATTCACCCGATCGAATTGTGGACATAAATGAATTAGCAAGAACTAAAGGACGTGACCTTAATGAGTAATGTACATGAAACTGCCCAAGTAATAGCTACGTTAAAGGATCCACGTACTATACGTGTGCGCTCACAAGCTATTTTGGATCGCGTAAAGCAAGATAAATCAGTTTATTTTTCTTTAGATCCTGAAAAAATGACCAGCACAGCCTCCTTTGTTATTGAAGTAATTCAAGATAATTATCCAAATCTTGATATTCCTTATCACAGTCGTTGGCGTCATTTTGAAGCTGGTGGGATTGATCGAATAAAAAAAATGCAGGAACACATGAATACCCTTCCTGCAGAACAACAAGGAAAAATTCTTTATGAACTGGTTATCATCAGTGTATTTTTAGATGCTGGTGCCGGTCAACATTGGCGCTTCAAGGAGCCTGCGACAGGTATAGAATATTCACGATCTGAAGGCTTAGCCTTAGCCAGCTTATCTCTTTACCAAGAGGGTGTTTTTAGTGCCATCCCAACTGAACCGTTGAGAATAGATGCAGAGCGGTTATTGGCTTTTGGTGAAGAGGCACTCCGGCATGGATTTCAAGTGACTCCCGACAATCCTCTTGAAGGTCTTACCGGAAGAGTTGCTCTTCTCAATCGACTGGGCAGGTTAATCCAACACGATCAATATCATTTTGGAAAAGAAAACCGCTTGGGTGATTTTTATACTTATATAAGCTCCTTGGCAGTAAATAACAAAGTTACAGCCTCGCAAATTTTTCAGGAAGTACTCAATACATTCAACGAAATATGGCCCGCCAGACTTTCATTTGAGGGAATACCCCTTGGAGACGTCTGGGAATATAATCCTCTAAAAACAAATGAACCTGGATCGGGTTATATTCCATTTCATAAATTATCCCAGTGGCTTACTTATTCCTTAATTGAACCCTTAGAACAAGCAGGAATTACAGTAACTCATCTGGAAGAGCTCACAGGTTTACCAGAATATCGAAATGGTGGATTGCTTATAGATTGTGGTGTACTGCAATTTAAAAACCAAGCAATTCTAAAAAATGCACTGCCCCCTGATTCAGAAATAATTGTGGAGTGGCGTGCATTAACGGTTTCACTTTTAGATGAATTAGCTGCTTTAATCAGAAAAAAATTGCAAAAGAGTGCGCACGAGCTGCCCTTGGCTAAAATTTTGCAAGGAGGAACTTGGGAAGCCGGACGGCGGATTGCGAAACAAAAACGACCCCAAGGTACCCCCCCTATTCACATCATTAGTGACGGTACCGTATTTTAAATTTAAGACCGTTTCTAGCTTGGCTAAATAGCCTGGTTAAGAACAACGTAGTAAACGGGATTTAACACCATGTTTCCCGCTTTCCGCTTCGCTTCACCAGGCTATAATTTTTCACCTAAACCGCAGTTTGGAGTTAAAATGAACGATCAACAGGTAGTTGTAGTGAACCATCCATTAATTCAGCATAAATTAACAATTATGCGCCGAAAAGATACCAGCACCGTCAAATTTCGTACTCTAATGCATGAGATTAGCATGTTGCTCGCTTATGAGGTTACTCGTGATTTAGAAATGGAATATGAGGAAATTGAAACACCTTTAGCGATAATGAAATCCCCTGTTTTAAAAGGAAAAAAATTAGTTTTTGTATCCATATTGCGTGCGGGTAATGGATTAGTCGATGGGATGTTGCAACTTGTGCCTACCGCACGAATCGGCCATATTGGTTTGTATCGGGACCCTAAAACCCTTGAAGCAATTGAATATTATATTAAACTTCCAGAACATACCCGAAATCGTGATGTGATTGTAGTTGATCCCATGTTAGCTACGGGAAATTCTGCAATCGCTGCGGTTAAAGAAATTAAAGCAATCGAGCCTAAATCGATTAAATTTCTCTGTCTGCTCGCATCACCTGAAGGCATTGCAGCATTTCATGAAGAGCATCCAGAGATTCCCATTTACACGGCTGCAATAGACCAACAACTCAACGAGAAAGGCTATATTATTCCAGGCTTAGGTGATGCAGGAGACAGGCTTTATGGAACAAAACTAGAATATTAATTATTGAAACATCCGTGCCGGGGCGGATCCTGTTGAAATATTAGCTTCACAGTGTTAATATTGAACACAGTGTTCGGTATAAAGGATGTTTTTAATGTCGTCAAATGAAGCTGCAGCAATACGTTCACCCCTAGCAGTTAGTAAAAAGTATTCATGGACAAAACATGATACCGTATGGATGTTAAGTCTTTACGGTACTGCAGTCGGCGCCGGAACCCTTTTCCTTCCCATAGATGCAGGACTTAATGGGATCTGGCCCTTAATAATAATGGCCATCCTTGCCTTCCCTATGACTTATTTTTCACATCGCGCCCTATGCCGCTTTGTCTTATCAGGTTCTTCTACCCAAAATGACATTACCGAGGTGGTTGAAGAGCACTTCGGTAGTTTTGCAGGAAGGATATTGACGTGCTTGTATTTTTTTGCAATTTACCCCATTTTATTGATGTACAGTGTAGCAATAACTAATACTACCGAAAGTTTTATTGTGAATCAGTTAGGTATGTCCGCGCCACCTAGAGCACTTTTAGCCATACTCCTGATTCTGGGACTCATGGCTATTGTCCGTTTTGGACAAGAAATAATTGTTAAATCAATGTCCTTATTAGTTTTTCCTTTTGCAACAACATTATTATTTTTGTCTATTTATTTAATACCCAACTGGAATAGTGCTATTTTGCAACAAAGCAACTCTTTACATGCCAATGGGGGACATGGATTGTTAATGACGCTCTGGTTAGTTATTCCGGTAATGGTTTTTTCTTTTAATCACTCACCTATTATTTCTTCTTTTGCGGTTAATCAAAAAAAGGAACATGGTATTGATGCAGACAGTAATAGTCTTTCGATCATGCGCTACAGCCATCTACTCATGGTCTTTTCGGTGATGTTCTTTGTATTCAGTTGTGTTTTTAGTCTCTCACCTCAAGACCTTCTACAAGCAAAACAACAAAATATTTCGATTTTGTCTTATCTTGCAAATCATTTTAAGACTCCTCTCATTGCTTGTATTGCCCCTATTATCGCTTTTATTGCAATTTCTAAATCGTTTTTTGGTCATTATTTAGGGGCTAAAGAAGGTTTGAGCAGTATTATTGTCAATTTCCTAAAACAAACGGGAAACAAGATAAGTCCATGTAGGTTACAACGAATCATAGAAATTTTTATGGTCATTACCTGCTGGATTGTTGCAACAATCAATCCCAACATTTTAAAAATGATAGAGACTCTAGGTGGACCAGTTATTGCTATCCTGTTGTTTATTATGCCTATGTATGCAACAGCTAAAATTCCTGCAATGAAAAAATATCGCACCCATGTGGTAAGTAATTTATTTACAACGATAATGGGTATCATCTCTATTTCAGCAATAATATACGGCTTGCTGTAAAAAAAGCATAACCTGGGTATAAAGCATAACGAAATCTGGGTTATGTTACCCAGAATGCTATTTCCATTCCTAAGAAAATATGAAACAATTTATGACAAGCTTATCCAATACTATTTTCGATGCACGTTGAATTTCAGCACGTCCCTATAGAAAACATCCAAGCGGGGCAATATCAACCCAGACAAGATTTTAATGGCATCGCATTAAAAGAGCTCGCCCAATCAATTGCCTCTCAGGGTTTGATTGAACCCTTAATCGTACGAACTATTGCAAAACAGCGTTATGAAATTATTGCTGGAGAACGACGATGGCGTGCTGCAAAAATAGCCGGATTGCACACAGTGCCCTGTTTAATAGGAAATTATACTGACAAACAAGCATGCGCACTCACCCTAATTGAAAACATTCAACGAGAAGATTTAAATTTGATTGAAGAGGCAAGCGCTTATCGGCGTTTGATTGATGAGTTTCACTACCATCAAGATGAAATAGCTACTTTAGTAGGAAAATCGCGCAGTCATATTGCCAATATTATTCGTCTACTCAGTTTAAGTGAATCAATAAAAAATTTAATTCGGGATAAAACCTTATCTTTGGGGCATGCGCGAGTTCTCGTAGGATTAAATCCAGGCCAACAAGAGTATTTAGCCCAACAGACTATAGAACAAGAATGGTCAGTGAGACAGTTGGAACAAGCAGTTAAAACGCAAAAAAATAAACAATTTTCAACTCCCCAAAATGCTAAAAGAGATCGGGACATTGAGCGATTACAAGCTCTATTGGCAGAGCAAGTGGGAGCGCCTGTGCAAATAATAAACGATCATGGCGATGGCGGATGGTTACAAGTTAAATTTTTTGATAATGATACTCTCGCAGGACTTTTGGAGCGATTGGGCTTGAGATATGATTAAACTAACTTATCAATTTTTTATTCAACACGTGATAAAGCAAAAGGAACGATATCAATGAAAAGGACCTTAACTGGCGCGTTTTTATTAGCCTTATCAGCACTATCACAGGGTGCCAGTATCCAAAGCGAAGTAGATAAACTAATTAACCGTATCAATCCGAATGTTAATCTCGGAATTGTCGTTCTTGACTTAACATCTGGCCAAACCTTATATCGCCGGAATGCAGCGCGTTTGTATATCCCTGCAAGTAACATGAAGCTTTTTTCAGAAGCAGCTGCTTTGATGGTTCTTGGGCCGGATTATCGCTTCAAAAACCAATTGAATATAAGTGCGGGTAGCATACAACAAGGTGTACTCCAGGGTAATGTTTATGTGCAATTAAGTGGAGACCCTTCATTTAGCCGTAATGATTTAAATACGCTACTTTACTCGCTAAAAGAATGGAATATCCATACCATCCAAGGTAACGTGTACATAGATAGCAGTTTTGCTGAAGTTTCCCCTTATCCCCCAGGTTGGTTAACATCCGATTTATCCTACAGTTATGGGGCTCCCAATGCCCCCGTAATGGTTGACTCTAATCGTTTGACGGTCACTGTAAATCCAGGGGCGCAGGCTGGAGATCCGGCGATCGTGGAAGCAGACGACGGTGGTGGCGCTATCACCTTAAATAACCAGGCTACAACAAAAGCCAACACCCAAGGGTGTGGTGTAGGTTTTAGTTTAGATCAAGACAATCATTTAACAGTTCGTGGTTGTGTCGGAGTTGGACAGTGGGCCGTACAACAAAAATTGGCTATAAAAAACCCCTTAATGTACACTCAAGCCATGATCAAAAACCAACTGCTAAAAGCCAATATACAACTGAACGGTCAAGTACAGTTAGGCAAAACTCCCGCAGGTTCTTTGTTAATTGCGACCCAACACTCTAAACCCGTATCCCAATTGATGGCAGATACGTTAAAGCCCTCTGATAACCTCTATGCAGACAGCCTTTATTTGCATGCTGCTGAAAAGCTCAAAGGGGCACCCGTAAACTGGCGAGGAGCCGAGCCTTTAATCAAAAATTTTTTACAATCACAGACTGGAATCGATTTTTCGAATGCGATTTTTACTGATGGATCGGGCTTATCACGATACAGTTTAGTAACGCCTGAGCAAACCATTTCACTTTTAAAATTTCTATACCAACGTTTTCCATTATCCTATGAATACATTTCCGCATTACCTATTTCTGGACGAGATGGTACCTTACAAAAAAGATTTCGGATTCCTATCCAACAAGGTTTTGTGCGGGCTAAAACCGGTACCATGACCGGAATAAATAGTCTTTCAGGATATTTATATACTGCCAATGGTCATACGTTGGCTTTTGCAATGTATGTCAATAGGCAACCAGGAAAAGCCTCCGGACCAGGACGACCCGTATTGGATGCAATTATTACTTATTTTCTACAGAAAAACCCGGAAAGTAGTCGTTTGAGTCGAGTTTTTTCACCGCACCAGCGCATTAGTTTTCAATTAAATCCTACCCAAGCTGAAAAACAAAAAGTACATCAAGCCCGATGGAGACGTTTGGAGTCTGCGATTCGAACAGCGCTGAGAGGGCAACCTGTTAATATAGTGTATCGAGGTAATGAACTCATAGTAAACGATAACCAAGCGGATCCTGGAAAAGTATGGGCAACATTGCAATCCGTAGTAAAAAAATATCCTTTTGCAGTCATGTTGTCTTCTAAGACACTACCGATTAATCCTTCGGGTAGACCTACTTTACTGTGGATACAAGCGCCAGAGATGCCCAATCAAATACAAAGAGTATGGAGTATTCGCGAAGCGGCTTAGGAATGAATCATTGGGACACGCAACGAAACTTGAGAAACCTTAATTCTACAAGTTTCGTGACCTAACCTAAATGATTTAATATACGTTATATTCTTTAGTAAATAGCAATGGAGATTTAATTGAATTCACTCGTTCAAATTATTCTACTGGTTTTTTGCTTTGTCCATTCTCTTTATGCGGCTCCAAGTTTTTTAACAATTAGTGATATTCACTACGGCAGTACGAATCAATCTCGTGATGGAGAGGATACTGGGCCAGAATTTCTAAAAATTACCATGAAGCAATATGAAAAACTAAGCAAAAAAGTAGACTTCATTCTTTGTTTAGGTGATTTACCTACTCACTCTTTATTTAATTCACCTAAAAAAGGTGAGTTCGAAAAAACTGTATTTGATGAATTATATGAGAACGATAAGGATCTGAAACCTATTTTTTATATTCCAGGGAACAATGACTCTTTACTTGGTAATTATCAACCCTTTGAATCAAATGGTGTTTCTCCATTAAATTTTGCTACGGACTGGGATGGAGCTTGTGCTCACTGTAAAGGATTAATTATAGATGACAGTCATATGTATCAAGATGGGTATTATTCGAGTTATGTAATCCCTGGGGATAAAGAAATTATTTTGATAGCCTTAAATGCAACTCAATGGACAAGAACACCTATTCTTTCAAAGTATGCAAATCAGGAGCATGATGCTTT
The DNA window shown above is from Legionella sp. PC997 and carries:
- a CDS encoding serine/threonine transporter yields the protein MSSNEAAAIRSPLAVSKKYSWTKHDTVWMLSLYGTAVGAGTLFLPIDAGLNGIWPLIIMAILAFPMTYFSHRALCRFVLSGSSTQNDITEVVEEHFGSFAGRILTCLYFFAIYPILLMYSVAITNTTESFIVNQLGMSAPPRALLAILLILGLMAIVRFGQEIIVKSMSLLVFPFATTLLFLSIYLIPNWNSAILQQSNSLHANGGHGLLMTLWLVIPVMVFSFNHSPIISSFAVNQKKEHGIDADSNSLSIMRYSHLLMVFSVMFFVFSCVFSLSPQDLLQAKQQNISILSYLANHFKTPLIACIAPIIAFIAISKSFFGHYLGAKEGLSSIIVNFLKQTGNKISPCRLQRIIEIFMVITCWIVATINPNILKMIETLGGPVIAILLFIMPMYATAKIPAMKKYRTHVVSNLFTTIMGIISISAIIYGLL
- the upp gene encoding uracil phosphoribosyltransferase — encoded protein: MNDQQVVVVNHPLIQHKLTIMRRKDTSTVKFRTLMHEISMLLAYEVTRDLEMEYEEIETPLAIMKSPVLKGKKLVFVSILRAGNGLVDGMLQLVPTARIGHIGLYRDPKTLEAIEYYIKLPEHTRNRDVIVVDPMLATGNSAIAAVKEIKAIEPKSIKFLCLLASPEGIAAFHEEHPEIPIYTAAIDQQLNEKGYIIPGLGDAGDRLYGTKLEY
- the dacB gene encoding D-alanyl-D-alanine carboxypeptidase/D-alanyl-D-alanine-endopeptidase, producing MKRTLTGAFLLALSALSQGASIQSEVDKLINRINPNVNLGIVVLDLTSGQTLYRRNAARLYIPASNMKLFSEAAALMVLGPDYRFKNQLNISAGSIQQGVLQGNVYVQLSGDPSFSRNDLNTLLYSLKEWNIHTIQGNVYIDSSFAEVSPYPPGWLTSDLSYSYGAPNAPVMVDSNRLTVTVNPGAQAGDPAIVEADDGGGAITLNNQATTKANTQGCGVGFSLDQDNHLTVRGCVGVGQWAVQQKLAIKNPLMYTQAMIKNQLLKANIQLNGQVQLGKTPAGSLLIATQHSKPVSQLMADTLKPSDNLYADSLYLHAAEKLKGAPVNWRGAEPLIKNFLQSQTGIDFSNAIFTDGSGLSRYSLVTPEQTISLLKFLYQRFPLSYEYISALPISGRDGTLQKRFRIPIQQGFVRAKTGTMTGINSLSGYLYTANGHTLAFAMYVNRQPGKASGPGRPVLDAIITYFLQKNPESSRLSRVFSPHQRISFQLNPTQAEKQKVHQARWRRLESAIRTALRGQPVNIVYRGNELIVNDNQADPGKVWATLQSVVKKYPFAVMLSSKTLPINPSGRPTLLWIQAPEMPNQIQRVWSIREAA
- a CDS encoding GTP cyclohydrolase II, which gives rise to MVQDESKKKSKGHIVLSSHPSGHTAAPLRIKWGAENPKERGPVIASLTNIKNRNAVGTHSGSYSVYRALAVAAGVLDPEHVPDLTDTTPPVDIGPHPQWSDTQKIVSLDPWGHLVASVFAEEIQAGYDIRPTIAVTKAHINIPELHTAIQKGRLKPDGKILKESGDVAVTKVALEPVWYLPGIAERFGVSESLLRRTLFEQTAGMFPELVTRSDYDVFLPPIGGMTAYFFGDVTTIHDPKIELTCRIHDECNGSDVFGSDICTCRPYLVHGIELSIESAQKGGGGLIVYNRKEGRALGEVTKFLVYNARKRQKGGDTAAKYFERTECVAGVQDMRFQELMSDILHWLGITKIHRFVSMSNMKYDALLKSGIQVVERVSIPDELIPLDAQVEMNAKRAAGYYSPDRIVDINELARTKGRDLNE
- a CDS encoding metallophosphoesterase, with the protein product MNSLVQIILLVFCFVHSLYAAPSFLTISDIHYGSTNQSRDGEDTGPEFLKITMKQYEKLSKKVDFILCLGDLPTHSLFNSPKKGEFEKTVFDELYENDKDLKPIFYIPGNNDSLLGNYQPFESNGVSPLNFATDWDGACAHCKGLIIDDSHMYQDGYYSSYVIPGDKEIILIALNATQWTRTPILSKYANQEHDALTQLSWLNQQLKKHHAKQLLIAMHEPPGTSYRGEPIWHEPYLQEFISILNNHKKSYGEITLLTSHTHMDGFRKIHLNDGSNIYAYSNPAVSRIHHNYPAMKIFSLGNNLKIKNFTTYYTSDPNSWNNQQYQALNSNGSIFPHCNQTLSQCLNKLNTEHVCNYLDRGSFIGVKSPTVPNQECKKIYKVS
- a CDS encoding URC4/urg3 family protein, translating into MSNVHETAQVIATLKDPRTIRVRSQAILDRVKQDKSVYFSLDPEKMTSTASFVIEVIQDNYPNLDIPYHSRWRHFEAGGIDRIKKMQEHMNTLPAEQQGKILYELVIISVFLDAGAGQHWRFKEPATGIEYSRSEGLALASLSLYQEGVFSAIPTEPLRIDAERLLAFGEEALRHGFQVTPDNPLEGLTGRVALLNRLGRLIQHDQYHFGKENRLGDFYTYISSLAVNNKVTASQIFQEVLNTFNEIWPARLSFEGIPLGDVWEYNPLKTNEPGSGYIPFHKLSQWLTYSLIEPLEQAGITVTHLEELTGLPEYRNGGLLIDCGVLQFKNQAILKNALPPDSEIIVEWRALTVSLLDELAALIRKKLQKSAHELPLAKILQGGTWEAGRRIAKQKRPQGTPPIHIISDGTVF
- a CDS encoding ParB/RepB/Spo0J family partition protein, which gives rise to MHVEFQHVPIENIQAGQYQPRQDFNGIALKELAQSIASQGLIEPLIVRTIAKQRYEIIAGERRWRAAKIAGLHTVPCLIGNYTDKQACALTLIENIQREDLNLIEEASAYRRLIDEFHYHQDEIATLVGKSRSHIANIIRLLSLSESIKNLIRDKTLSLGHARVLVGLNPGQQEYLAQQTIEQEWSVRQLEQAVKTQKNKQFSTPQNAKRDRDIERLQALLAEQVGAPVQIINDHGDGGWLQVKFFDNDTLAGLLERLGLRYD